A single window of Leishmania infantum JPCM5 genome chromosome 35 DNA harbors:
- a CDS encoding putative sm-f snRNP core complex protein: MEANVPGAFLHSLIGKNVLVKSKWGPVYEGNLVSCDTFMNLQLRNAVEHAKQDTELGEMLLRNNNILYIREEASAS; the protein is encoded by the coding sequence ATGGAGGCCAACGTCCCGGGAGCGTTTCTGCACAGCCTTATCGGCAAAAACGTGCTTGTGAAGAGCAAGTGGGGCCCGGTGTACGAGGGTAACCTTGTAAGCTGCGACACATTCATGaacctgcagctgcgcaatgCGGTAGAGCACGCGAAACAGGACACCGAACTGGGTGAAATGCTGTTGCGCAACAACAACATCCTGTACATCCGTGAGGAGGCTAGTGCGTCTTGA
- a CDS encoding putative anaphase promoting complex subunit protein yields MDVKIKSVHLVAKWMWDCKGETCGICRQEYEAACPTCRVPGDDCPILTSPCHHTFHLHCITRALEKEEGQPECPTCRAPWQM; encoded by the coding sequence ATGGATGTCAAGATAAAGAGCGTCCACCTCGTGGCGAAGTGGATGTGGGACTGCAAGGGCGAAACTTGTGGCATCTGTCGTCAAGAGTATGAGGCAGCCTGCCCCACCTGCCGCGTGCCGGGCGACGACTGCCCAATCCTGACGAGCCCCTGCCACCATACGTTTCACTTGCACTGCATCACACGGGCCttggagaaggaggagggccaGCCCGAGTGCCCGACGTGCCGTGCGCCGTGGCAAATGTAG
- a CDS encoding putative phosphatidylserine decarboxylase: protein MELFRITAPLRFYKSNRGIRLSNPSRRWLYNRLFLGGIGAFGCYLTLRYQLAAWEASRNPEDGNCLCSSDMVDFLRYMPFNLFSNVVGRLVENESVPAWVHNWFAQAVVYWYALDMSESVQKTNFETFQQFYVRDWTPKARPVDAAASVVAPCDGQVLAVNTNVESTSLVQVKGLTYGMRSLLQETPPPLGTDTHRRVAVVLHMRNKDFHHVIAPLSFACEKSIYVPGSLLPTTAAGYHWIPAVLTLNERLVLQGRSSDKARLPVYMALVGSTLTGRITLYMDKRVRTNYLDPPAYAVHSPYASKPVVARGERLATFNWGSSVVLVMDVPKSCKPLKRAGDVVKAGEALFQF, encoded by the coding sequence ATGGAGCTATTCCGCATCACGGCTCCGTTGCGCTTTTACAAAAGCAATCGCGGCATCCGTCTCTCGAACCCGTCTCGTCGGTGGCTGTACAACCGCCTTTTCCTCGGTGGCATCGGCGCGTTTGGTTGTTACCTCACGCTGCGCTATCAACTCGCTGCGTGGGAAGCGTCTAGGAATCCGGAAGATGGAAACTGCCTGTGCTCCAGCGACATGGTCGACTTCCTGCGCTACATGCCCTTCAACCTCTTCTCTAACGTCGTCGGCCGGCTTGTAGAAAACGAATCCGTACCGGCGTGGGTGCACAACTGGTTTGCGCAGGCTGTGGTTTACTGGTACGCACTTGACATGTCGGAGTCGGTGCAGAAGACCAACTTCGAGACCTTTCAGCAGTTTTACGTCCGCGACTGGACGCCAAAGGCACGCCCAGTAGATGCGGCGGCCTCTGTTGTCGCCCCGTGTGACGGCCAAGTGTTGGCAGTGAACACGAATGTGGAGAGCACCTCGCTTGTGCAAGTGAAAGGACTTACCTACGGCATGCGCTCCCTCTTGCAGGAAactcctccgccgctggGCACGGACACGCACCGCCGAGTGGCCGTGGTGCTTCACATGCGCAACAAGGACTTTCATCATGTCATCGCACCACTATCATTTGCGTGCGAGAAGAGCATCTACGTGCCCGGCTCCCTGCTACCGACGACCGCGGCCGGCTATCATTGGATCCCTGCCGTTCTCACCCTCAACGAGCGCCTCGTACTACAAGGGAGGTCTAGCGACAAGGCACGGCTCCCGGTTTACATGGCCCTAGTTGGCAGCACTCTCACCGGACGCATCACGCTCTACATGGACAAGCGCGTTCGCACAAACTACCTCGACCCGCCAGCCTACGCCGTGCACTCGCCGTACGCGTCGAAGCCAGTTGTGGCGCGCGGTGAGCGACTGGCGACGTTCAACTGGGGATCATCTGTCGTGCTGGTAATGGATGTACCTAAGAGCTGCAAGCCGCTCAAGCGCGCAGGTGATGTAGTGAAGGCTGGCGAGGCCCTCTTCCAATTCTAA